In Lonchura striata isolate bLonStr1 chromosome 32, bLonStr1.mat, whole genome shotgun sequence, a single window of DNA contains:
- the TCIM gene encoding transcriptional and immune response regulator, translating into MKAKPSSSAPAMSTSLRVSPSVHGYRFDTALRKKAAANIFESINEASLQKLFKNSGDKKAEERAKIILATDQDMEEKTRALMALKQRRKDKLLQFLTFRKYSIKVH; encoded by the coding sequence ATGAAAGCAAAGCCAAGCTCCAGCGCTCCAGCCATGTCCACGTCGCTGCGAGTGAGCCCCTCGGTGCACGGCTACCGCTTCGACACGGCCCTGCGCAAGAAAGCCGCGGCCAACATCTTCGAAAGCATCAACGAGGCATCCCTGCAGAAACTCTTCAAAAACTCCGGGGACAAGAAGGCGGAGGAGAGAGCCAAGATAATCCTCGCCACCGACCAGGACATGGAGGAAAAAACGAGAGCACTAATGGCACtaaagcagaggagaaaagacAAACTGCTGCAGTTCCTGACATTTCGGAAATACTCAATTAAAGTTCACTGA